The following proteins are co-located in the Diorhabda carinulata isolate Delta chromosome 4, icDioCari1.1, whole genome shotgun sequence genome:
- the LOC130892739 gene encoding inactive CLIP domain-containing serine protease A8-like, which produces MEINIFIVAVAVAVTTDHVLVHAQRSFNCAVAAFCNDVTIDPRIQTDCMNCNVNGDQVITSCPAGYIPCNNVKCGFSTTSPTISSGQATQNAYPWNVYLQDANNVNSMTKGYVGGGVLIDQYFVVTAAHKIYPNVVLRALFGLYDINGAPAQTIDVKSVYYHSDYNPTTLKNDIALLRLAEPVNIGPSANFICPPQPGIDYHTSNPGADNCVVVGFGNTTFTSNDAPYVHLKQAFLQIQAYTYCKMAYDSLGLMTANYLDGQTDICAGGEPNIDACTGDGGSGFVCRNVGANQFNLVGIVLWGKECGQEGIPGVYLYYPAFLNWVTSTRNCILSSSNCAQCPRAISTYCN; this is translated from the exons atcATGTCTTAGTCCATGCACAGCGGTCTTTTAACTGTGCTGTAGCAGCATTTTGTAATGATGTTACCATTGATCCTAGAATCCAAACTGATTGT ATGAATTGTAACGTTAACGGAGATCAAGTAATAACAAGTTGTCCTGCTGGTTATATTCCTTGTAATAATGTTAAATGTGGATTTTCTACAACGTCTCCAACGATATCTAGTGGTCAAGCAACACAAAACGCATACCCATGGAATGTTTACTTACAAGATGCTAACAACGTAAATTCAATGACGAAAGGATATGTAGGAGGAGGTGTACTGATAGACCAATATTTCGTAGTAACAGCCGCTCATAAAATTTATCCCAATGT AGTATTGAGAGCTTTGTTTGGTCTATATGATATTAACGGGGCACCAGCTCAAACGATTGATGTCAAATCAGTATATTATCACTCAGATTATAATCCGACGACATTGAAAAATGATATAGCTCTACTAAGATTAGCAGAGCCGGTAAATATCGGACCTTCAGCCAACTTTATTTGCCCACCGCAACCTGGTATAGATTACCATACATCAAATCCAGG TGCAGACAACTGTGTAGTGGTAGGATTTGGGAACACTACGTTTACTTCAAATGATGCACCTTATGTACATTTGAAACAAGCATTTTTACAAATACAAGCTTATACATATTGCAAAATGGCTTATGATAGTCTCGGACTTATGACTGCAAACTATTTAGATGGGCAAACTGACATTTGCGCTGGAGGAGAGCCAAATATAGATGCTTGTACG GGAGACGGTGGTTCAGGTTTCGTTTGTAGAAACGTTGGAGCGAATCAATTCAACCTAGTTGGAATAGTACTCTGGGGCAAAGAATGTGGACAAGAAGGTATTCCCGGAGTATATCTTTATTATCCCGCTTTTCTGAATTGGGTCACAAGTACTCGAAACTGTATATTAAGTTCATCGAACTGCGCACAATGTCCTAGAGCAATCTCAACatattgtaattga
- the LOC130892741 gene encoding uncharacterized protein LOC130892741: MQKTSPVIILLTTLSLGHPLKIQEIPNNGYYAEDIGKSNEINHYHRHILQINLEKLTDTLETNPNDLFDSPLENGPLAPLKFQYNYLLNEAKDNLHKITRKHKRGLFNCTKSAPA; encoded by the exons ATGCAGAAGACATCACCAGTGATCATCCTCTT GACGACCCTATCCCTGGGACATCCGCTCAAGATACAAGAAATCCCCAATAACGGCTATTATGCAGAAGACATAGGCAAATCAAACGAGATAAATCATTatcatagacatattttacaaatCAATTTAGAGAAATTAACTGATACTTTAGAAACGAACCCTAATGACCTTTTCGATTCACCTTTAGAAAATGGACCTTTAGCccctttgaaatttcaatataattaccTTTTAAACGAAGCAAAAGATAATCTTCATAAAATCACCCGTAAACATAAAAGAGGGTTGTTCAACTGTACGAAATCTGCACCAGCTTAG